A DNA window from Drosophila virilis strain 15010-1051.87 chromosome 4, Dvir_AGI_RSII-ME, whole genome shotgun sequence contains the following coding sequences:
- the LOC6635766 gene encoding uncharacterized protein — MTMRLNLGTILKSQVKSSLSESDNLDPPLAVAKANAKLRLGYDNSVRYFPDKSDVKNRVNSMMANIHKHMKTTSPPRKAVPAIPAPIAQISSPPSLTSKSASSKKIRRIRGGGVGGLTSNTSPVLPISQIKARMNRQSQQVMRRGYSEIGPKSFSNQRRIREVLLQKTVLENMLLQHKRLQRDRQTIASDIQRMRQDLDRIKNKLDTSLQTLNSTRTLYTGVSKGKKGAAIVALPTNVVNDAPGSTRSGGAKARSAASKLGNVTAKRQHSAAAKRRNRL, encoded by the exons ATGACAATGCGACTGAATTTGGGCACAATACTGAAGAGTCAAGTGAAGAGCTCTTTAAGCGAGTCCGACAATCTGGATCCGCCGCTGGCCGTCGCCAAAGCAAATGCCAAGCTGCGCCTGGGCTATGATAATTCGGTGCGCTACTTTCCGGACAAGTCGGACGTGAAGAATCGCGTCAACTCCATGATGGCCAACATACACAAGCATATGAAAA CCACGTCGCCGCCGCGCAAGGCCGTGCCGGCCATTCCCGCTCCCATAGCGCAGATCTCTTCGCCGCCGAGTCTGACCAGCAAATCGGCCAGCTCGAAGAAGATACGCCGTATACGGGGCGGCGGTGTCGGTGGTCTGACCAGCAACACATCGCCAGTGTTGCCCATTTCACAGATCAAGGCCAGAATGAACCGGCAGTCGCAGCAGGTGATGAGGCGCGGCTACTCGGAGATTGGTCCAAAGAGTTTTAGCAATCAGCGACGTATTCGAGAGGTGCTGCTGCAGAAAACTGTGCTAGAGAACATGTTGTTACAGCACAAGAGATTGCAGCGCGACAGGCAAACGATTGCCTCGGACATACAGCGGATGCGTCAGGATCTGGACAGGATCAAAAATAAGCTGGACACATCGCTGCAAACATTGAACTCGACGCGCACCCTCTACACAGGCGTTAGCAAGGGCAAAAAGGGTGCGGCCATTGTTGCGCTGCCGACGAATGTCGTCAACGATGCACCCGGATCGACTCGGTCGGGGGGCGCCAAGGCCCGATCCGCTGCCTCCAAACTGGGTAATGTAACCGCTAAACGGCAGCATTCGGCCGCAGCGAAGCGTCGCAATCGTCTTTGA
- the LOC6635628 gene encoding histone-lysine N-methyltransferase 2D — MWPKDLPGFASWLFSLLLIPLILILSSSHGSVHDELPQCTLQGVYRQRQSLIESPNYPDTYPFNSCVDYVIRSPYRCPTKFHVQFLDFQLELSANCSRDYLAVGLQHDDRDLDVLCGQVLGIKKYQTPDGILRLRFLSDNSPWTTGGGFRLLVTRLACEREDLTARGLPATNEPDDADEPDDADDTVQVNAQLPHKQHHHHQLQGAGHNASSAQSVLPGWPGGYPDYPAFAPGGFYLPAPCPTNEPQQQQQLQLQQQQQQQLQQLQQQLQQQQQFGQQQQLLPQQQQLLQLQQQFGQQQQFGQQQQLLPQQQQLIQQLLQQQQFGQQQQLQPQQQQLLQQQQLGQQQQLQPQQQQLPAISDQYQTSSFHEPTANLRDYDPQFGGQVDLCCVSSFSQAHFYLSSPGFPRTVLNALLPNQQRDCVIYLEKSSPNVAGLRIQFKFFDFGQSTAAGNYPAAASAGGCSGDFIELDGQRYCGCRSGHVHKSFWPQGRKALRLRMGQSGGAASNGFLLEIFHDQDTSNYRLDGNRPLNGQSATGLPGLGGLQPQLGGFQSQLGGLQSQLGGLQPQLGGLQTQLGGLQPQLGGLQSQLGGFQSQLGYQPQTTFWQGYPGRLPSYPLSPLLPITPYRQSRQAPGSWAYARGLDAQQPARVVETNSTRKEFYYFDADQAFARAALDEDGDNEDEPKATTTAPARPGTKAFEQSSCTFDYMEVLRLSVDTLWLTKPICLAPLRSWFSNIFG, encoded by the coding sequence ATGTGGCCAAAGGATTTGCCCGGATTTGCCAGCTGGCTGTTCTCATTATTGCTAATACCCCTAATCCTAATACTGTCCAGCTCGCACGGTTCTGTGCACGACGAGCTGCCGCAGTGCACGCTGCAGGGCGTCTATCGCCAGCGCCAGAGCCTCATCGAGTCGCCCAACTATCCGGACACCTATCCGTTCAACAGCTGCGTGGATTATGTTATACGTTCGCCATATCGCTGCCCCACCAAGTTTCATGTGCAGTTTCTGGACTTTCAGCTGGAGCTGTCCGCGAATTGCAGTCGCGACTATTTGGCCGTGGGCCTGCAGCATGATGATCGCGACCTGGACGTGCTCTGCGGCCAGGTGCTGGGCATCAAGAAGTACCAAACGCCGGATGGCATATTACGGCTGCGCTTCCTCAGCGACAATTCCCCGTGGACAACGGGCGGCGGCTTCCGGCTGCTTGTGACGCGTTTGGCCTGCGAACGCGAGGATTTAACGGCACGCGGCTTGCCCGCGACAAATGAGCCGGATGATGCGGATGAGCCGGATGATGCGGATGATACGGTACAGGTGAATGCCCAATTGCCGCACAAGCaacaccatcatcatcagctgCAGGGGGCGGGACACAACGCAAGCTCGGCGCAGTCTGTGCTGCCCGGCTGGCCAGGCGGCTATCCGGACTATCCGGCTTTTGCTCCGGGCGGCTTCTATTTGCCCGCACCTTGCCCCACAAAcgagccacagcaacagcaacagcttcagctgcagcagcaacaacagcaacaattgcagcagctgcagcagcaattgcaacagcaacaacaatttggtcagcagcaacagttgctaccgcagcagcaacaattgctccaactgcagcaacaatttggacagcagcaacaatttggacagcagcaacaattgctaccacagcagcaacagttgatccaacagctgctccagcaacaacaatttggacagcagcaacagttgcaaccacaacagcaacagttgctccaacagcaacagcttggacagcagcaacagttgcagccacagcagcaacagttgcccgCCATCTCGGATCAGTATCAAACGAGCTCGTTTCACGAGCCCACCGCCAATCTGCGGGATTACGATCCTCAGTTTGGGGGGCAGGTGGATTTGTGCTGTGTAAGCAGCTTTAGTCAGGCGCATTTTTATCTCTCCAGTCCGGGTTTTCCGCGCACCGTGCTCAACGCTCTGCTGCCCAATCAGCAGCGGGATTGCGTCATCTATCTGGAGAAGAGTTCACCCAATGTCGCCGGATTGCGCATTCAATtcaagttctttgatttcggACAATCCACTGCGGCCGGGAATTATCCGGCTGCCGCCTCAGCCGGCGGCTGCTCCGGGGATTTCATTGAGCTGGATGGGCAGCGCTATTGTGGCTGTCGCTCGGGTCATGTGCACAAATCCTTTTGGCCGCAGGGCCGCAAGGCGTTGCGTCTGCGCATGGGTCAGTCGGGTGGCGCGGCCTCCAACGGTTTTCTGCTCGAGATCTTCCACGATCAGGACACCAGCAACTATAGGCTGGATGGCAACAGGCCGCTGAATGGCCAAAGTGCGACGGGCTTGCCGGGTTTGGGCGGACTCCAGCCTCAGCTGGGCGGGTTCCAGTCGCAGCTGGGCGGACTCCAGTCTCAGTTGGGCGGACTCCAACCTCAGCTGGGCGGACTCCAAACACAGCTGGGTGGGCTCCAGCCTCAACTGGGCGGACTCCAGTCGCAGCTGGGCGGGTTCCAATCCCAACTGGGCTACCAGCCGCAGACTACGTTCTGGCAGGGCTATCCCGGACGCCTGCCCAGCTATCCGCTCTCCCCCCTGTTACCCATCACGCCGTATCGGCAGTCGAGGCAGGCGCCTGGTTCCTGGGCTTATGCGCGCGGTCTGGACGCACAGCAGCCGGCGCGCGTCGTGGAAACCAATTCGACGCGCAAGGAGTTCTATTATTTCGATGCCGATCAGGCTTTTGCGCGCGCCGCCCTCGACGAAGACGGCGACAATGAAGATGAGCCAAAGGCGACAACCACGGCGCCGGCTCGACCGGGCACAAAGGCGTTCGAGCAGAGCAGCTGCACCTTTGATTACATGGAGGTGCTGCGTCTGTCCGTGGACACGCTCTGGCTGACCAAACCCATTTGCCTGGCGCCGTTGCGCAGCTGGTTTAGCAATATTTTTGGCTAG
- the LOC6635629 gene encoding uncharacterized protein isoform X1, whose amino-acid sequence MKHDIQTFCLLVLTILASTRHVLGFLTATGHATASGNGAAAAGEHQHSRAYLAGLGAGAVGGAEDDEQRQPNLNAQQRNVYDPGDELLHALNAELGQEPETEPETETELETEPEPERDFANAVYNELEVASKYDMLKKLEQDLRAEQELVDKSALLMKMLEDPSLDTLPLVYVEEEQLPTAIAGDDYPELDNSIGSLVLGPNKPKRSRYYRRYPWKRHNRNRGSYMNSINSNYEPELRYACTPSKEDIFKLLVNLHENRKGNHSKTVNFCNRKRPAKVVFTNIRFLG is encoded by the exons ATGAAGCACGACATCCAAACCTTCTGCCTGCTGGTGCTGACGATCTTGGCCAGCACGCGTCATGTCCTTGGCTTTCTGACAGCTACGGGCCACGCGACAGCGTCTGGCaatggagcagctgctgccggggAACACCAGCATTCACGTGCCTACTTAGCTGGATTGGGAGCAGGAGCTGTCGGCGGAGCTGAGGACGACGAGCAGCGACAACCCAACTTGAATGCGCAGCAACGTAACGTTTACGATCCTGGTGATG AGCTGTTGCACGCACTGAACGCGGAGCTGGGCCAGGAGCCGGAAACGGAgccggagacggagacggagctAGAGACGGAGCCAGAGCCGGAACGAGACTTTGCGAATGCCGTTTACAATGAACTGGAGGTGGCCAGCAAATATGACATGCTCAAGAAGCTGGAACAGGATTTGCGCGCCGAGCAGGAACTGGTCGACAAATCCGCTTTGCTCATGAAAATGTTGGAG GATCCCTCGCTGGATACGCTGCCGCTGGTCTATGTGGAAGAGGAGCAGCTGCCGACGGCAATTGCCGGCGATGACTATCCCGAGCTGGACAACAGCATTGGCAGCCTGGTATTGGGTCCGAATAAGCCCAAACGTTCGCGTTATTATCGTCGCTATCCCTGGAAGCGGCACAATCGCAATCGCGG TTCTTACatgaattctatcaacagcaatTATGAACCGGAACTGCGATACGCCTGCACGCCTAGCAAGGAGGATATATTCAAGCTTCTGGTCAATTTgcatgagaatcgcaaaggTAATCACAGCAAGACGGTTAATTTTTGTAATCGCAAGCGGCCGGCCAAGGTGGTATTCACCAATATACGATTCCTGGGCTAG
- the LOC6635629 gene encoding uncharacterized protein isoform X2, with translation MKHDIQTFCLLVLTILASTRHVLGFLTATGHATASGNGAAAAGEHQHSRAYLAGLGAGAVGGAEDDEQRQPNLNAQQRNVYDPGDELLHALNAELGQEPETEPETETELETEPEPERDFANAVYNELEVASKYDMLKKLEQDLRAEQELVDKSALLMKMLEDPSLDTLPLVYVEEEQLPTAIAGDDYPELDNSIGSLVLGPNKPKRSRYYRRYPWKRHNRNRGNYEPELRYACTPSKEDIFKLLVNLHENRKGNHSKTVNFCNRKRPAKVVFTNIRFLG, from the exons ATGAAGCACGACATCCAAACCTTCTGCCTGCTGGTGCTGACGATCTTGGCCAGCACGCGTCATGTCCTTGGCTTTCTGACAGCTACGGGCCACGCGACAGCGTCTGGCaatggagcagctgctgccggggAACACCAGCATTCACGTGCCTACTTAGCTGGATTGGGAGCAGGAGCTGTCGGCGGAGCTGAGGACGACGAGCAGCGACAACCCAACTTGAATGCGCAGCAACGTAACGTTTACGATCCTGGTGATG AGCTGTTGCACGCACTGAACGCGGAGCTGGGCCAGGAGCCGGAAACGGAgccggagacggagacggagctAGAGACGGAGCCAGAGCCGGAACGAGACTTTGCGAATGCCGTTTACAATGAACTGGAGGTGGCCAGCAAATATGACATGCTCAAGAAGCTGGAACAGGATTTGCGCGCCGAGCAGGAACTGGTCGACAAATCCGCTTTGCTCATGAAAATGTTGGAG GATCCCTCGCTGGATACGCTGCCGCTGGTCTATGTGGAAGAGGAGCAGCTGCCGACGGCAATTGCCGGCGATGACTATCCCGAGCTGGACAACAGCATTGGCAGCCTGGTATTGGGTCCGAATAAGCCCAAACGTTCGCGTTATTATCGTCGCTATCCCTGGAAGCGGCACAATCGCAATCGCGG caatTATGAACCGGAACTGCGATACGCCTGCACGCCTAGCAAGGAGGATATATTCAAGCTTCTGGTCAATTTgcatgagaatcgcaaaggTAATCACAGCAAGACGGTTAATTTTTGTAATCGCAAGCGGCCGGCCAAGGTGGTATTCACCAATATACGATTCCTGGGCTAG
- the LOC6635630 gene encoding cilia- and flagella-associated protein 53 isoform X1 → MLLLPGTVARSDSGSEWLPPALPAGGTCATVTMLLARRIAARSVDAEPCYGANRMNVWQTLEYLSGLGLRKRYNYEGFADTQHLIRTLTPSWRRDSYAERTKAEEVASGAGNAKYVEERGIGSVADVVSATMARGIPSFQSNDNLVLSLQGVAASAAAPRRKRRSRRKLSVQDAEYALSQDDLQDLVKCTFNLPRISARLERLMGTNVVKLTDRAYMKELRERIDEDYRKQLLARIRARELKEVERERMLIIEGKSDIIPEELADDPIFMVNKDANAEILKERSKLKTSREKNAERLKVQGVKWERERLQHAAKEAEMLAKKHERQRQQKLLVEQYRLEDAERGMDLLRIDNEDWRECEQNLKEFLENERAKMKERSLRVPMPFSSDPQDIQNIVRARQKFRETELRIRHQLEDEKKEVAVVPATSELEAFIMEDIGGGSIEMQREPSQEFGDYPGAIQSKYMDDASDLSEESLKSESLISLTVAKQQYAEVLQEEMEDEFNRGLLISKQQYDQLRFEDEKIVALRNAKNILELYQLAEQIIMGDPIEEEPEEIAEEEGNFDDILDPDEDA, encoded by the exons CTGGCACTGTTGCGCGCTCCGACTCGGGCTCCGAATGGCTGCCGCCCGCTTTGCCCGCGGGCGGGACGTGCGCGACGGTAACGATGCTGCTCGCCCGCCGGATAGCAGCACGGTCAGTCGACGCAGAGCCGTGTTACGGTGCGAACAGGATGAACGTCTGGCAGACGCTCGAGTATCTGTCCGGCCTGGGTCTGCGCAAGCGTTACAACTATGAGGGCTTTGCGGATACGCAGCATCTGATACGCACCCTAACCCCGTCCTGGCGCCGGGACAGTTATGCGGAGCGGACGAAGGCGGAGGAGGTGGCTAGCGGCGCCGGCAATGCCAAGTACGTGGAGGAGCGCGGCATCGGCAGCGTTGCGGATGTCGTCTCCGCCACCATGGCCAGGGGCATACCCAGTTTCCAGTCCAACGATAATCTGGTCCTGAGTCTGCAGGGCGTCGCTGCGAGTGCAGCTGCTCCACGGCGCAAACGTCGCAGTCGACGGAAGTTATCCGTGCAGGATGCAGAGTACGCGCTCAGCCAGGACGATCTGCAGGATCTGGTCAAGTGCAC CTTCAATTTGCCGCGCATCAGCGCCCGGCTGGAGCGGCTCATGGGCACCAATGTGGTCAAGCTGACCGACCGCGCCTACATGAAGGAGCTGCGCGAACGGATCGACGAGGATTACCgcaagcagctgctggccaggATTCGAGCGCGTGAG TTAAAAGAGGTGGAGCGTGAGCGCATGCTGATTATAGAGGGAAAATCAGATATAATACCTGAAGAGCTGGCCGACGATCCCATCTTTATGGTCAACAAAGATGCCAATGCCGAGATACTCAAAGAGCGCTCCAAG CTGAAAACAAGCCGAGAAAAGAACGCAGAACGCCTGAAGGTGCAGGGCGTCAAATGGGAGCGGGAGAGACTGCAGCATGCGGCCAAGGAGGCCGAGATGCTGGCCAAGAAGCACGAGCGCCAGCGCCAACAAAAGCTGCTCGTCGAGCAGTACCGCCTCGAGGATGCCGAGCGGGGCATGGACCTATTACG CATCGACAACGAGGACTGGCGCGAATGTGAACAAAATCTGAAGGAGTTCCTTGAGAACGAGCGGGCCAAGATGAAGGAGCGTTCGCTGCGTGTGCCCATGCCCTTCTCCTCCGATCCGCAGGACATACAGAACATAGTGCGCGCTCG GCAAAAGTTCAGGGAGACGGAGCTGCGCATCCGGCACCAGCTGGAGGACGAGAAGAAGGAGGTGGCCGTGGTGCCGGCGACCAGCGAATTGGAGGCCTTCATCATGGAGGACATTGGCGGTGGCAGCATTGAAATGCAGCGTGAGCCATCCCAAGAATTTGGTGACTATCCGGGCGCCATTCAAAGCAAATACATGGACGATGCCTCCGATCTGTCCGAGGAGTCGCTGAAGAGCGAGAGCCTCATCAGTTTGACGGTGGCCAAGCAGCAATACGCCGAGGTGCTCCAGGAGGAGATGGAGGATGAGTTTAATCGCGGCCTGCTCATATCGAAGCAGCAATACGATCAACTGCGCTTCGAGGACGAGAAAATTGTCGCTTTGCGCAATGCCAAG AACATTCTCGAGCTGTATCAGTTGGCCGAGCAAATAATCATGGGCGATCCGATTGAGGAGGAGCCGGAGGAGATCGCCGAGGAAGAGGGCAACTTTGACGATATTCTTGACCCCGATGAGGACGCATAA